A single window of Nicotiana sylvestris chromosome 3, ASM39365v2, whole genome shotgun sequence DNA harbors:
- the LOC104236915 gene encoding putative kinase-like protein TMKL1, producing the protein MEHKHMLILIIVPSSVTAIIILLVMIYCCRRKGGETVSRDIEASLEVKERDGVEKDLLIKFKDGEDLTVYDILDAPGEVIGKSSYGTLYRATLLSIDRLTLLRFLRPACTVTMKEVVPVMELLGSLRHPNLVPLCAFYAGPRGEKLMVHPFYRHGTLAQLIRDGNGEAHRWHIICRISIGIARGLDYLHTDLEIPIIHGNLKSSNILLDRHFRPYVSDFGLHLVLNPTAGQEMLEASAAQGYKAPELIKMKEVSEETDIYSLGIILLELLTGKEPFYRKPNLDKDIYLPNAVQSAILDHRVIDFYHPKILLSQNEEQRAVSEDHIYEFLQLAMACCSPSPALRPTIKQVVSKLEEIGR; encoded by the exons ATGGAACACAAGCATATGCTCATACTTATTATAGTACCAAGTTCAGTAACTGCTATAATTATTCTGTTGGTCATGATCTATTGTTGTAGAAGAAAAGGAGGAGAAACTGTTTCTAGAGATATAGAAGCTAGCTTAGAGGTTAAAGAAAGAGATGGGGTTGAAAAAGATTTGTTGATAAAGTTTAAAGATGGTGAAGATCTAACTGTGTATGATATATTGGATGCTCCAGGTGAAGTTATTGGGAAATCAAGTTATGGAACTTTGTACAGAGCTACTTTGCTGAGTATTGATAGGCTTACATTATTGAGATTCTTGAGACCAGCTTGCACTGTGACAATGAAAGAAGTTGTGCCTGTAATGGAACTTTTGGGGTCATTAAGGCATCCTAATTTGGTGCCATTGTGTGCATTTTACGCAGGGCCAAGAGGAGAGAAATTGATGGTTCATCCTTTTTATCGGCATGGCACCTTAGCCCAATTGATTAGAG ATGGGAATGGTGAGGCTCATAGATGGCACATCATATGTAGGATCTCCATTGGCATTGCTCGAGGACTGGACTATCTTCACACAGATTTAGAAATTCCCATAATCCATGGAAACCTCAAGTCGAGTAACATACTTTTGGATCGTCACTTCAGACCATATGTGTCCGATTTTGGCTTGCATCTCGTCCTGAATCCAACTGCAGGCCAAGAAATGCTTGAAGCTTCAGCAGCTCAAGGATACAAAGCCCCTGAATTGATCAAGATGAAAGAAGTTAGCGAAGAAACTGATATTTATAGCCTTGGGATTATCTTGTTAGAGTTACTAACAGGAAAAGAACCATTCTACAGGAAACCAAATCTTGATAAGGATATTTATTTGCCTAATGCTGTTCAAAGTGCAATTCTTGATCATAGGGTTATCGACTTTTATCATCCGAAGATTCTACTTAGCCAAAATGAAGAGCAAAGGGCGGTTAGTGAAGATCATATTTATGAATTCCTTCAGCTTGCAATGGCTTGTTGTTCTCCTTCACCTGCTCTTAGGCCTACTATAAAGCAGGTCGTTAGCAAACTTGAAGAAATTGGAAGGTAA